Below is a genomic region from Pseudomonadota bacterium.
TCACAATCATCGCGGCCGCGCCGACCAGTGGCCCGGATGACAGGTCGATCCCCCCGGAAATGATGACCTGCGTGACCCCGAGGGAAATGATCCCGATGATCGAGACCTGCAGGATGATGATGCGCAAGCGCGCTTCGTTGAAGATCGAGTCAAAGCGGCCGCGTGAATCGAACAGAAAACTCTGGTCGTTCATGTACGGCAGGGTCTGCCCGAGCACCTCGAACACCACGATGATGAGGATCAAGGCGAAGAAGATGTTCAGCTCGTTGGGCCACGAGCGCTTCTTCTCGTCGTATTTCAGTCCGCCGGTGCCGTGTGTGGTATCAGACATCGTGCTCTGTCCCCTGCGTTCGCTCTGCGAGTGCGCTCGTTGGATACGGTGAGAAAAAAAGTGGGCGGCACAGATGCGCCGCCCACGGTCCCGAGAGGGTCTTCAGCTCACAGGAAGTCAGCCACGTTCTCGGGGGTAACCAGCTTGAACGGGATGAAGACCGTCTTGTCGACCGCATCGCCGTTGGCCAGCTTGATCGCGGTGTCGATCGAACCCGCGCCCTGACCGGCGAGGTCCTGGAACACGGTCACGTCCATCTCACCGGCCTGCATGGCAACCAGTGCGTCGGGTGTCGCGTCAACGCCACCGACGACCACGTCGTCCATGGAGATGCCCGCGGCCTTCATCGCCTGGATGGCGCCAATCGCCATTTCATCGTTGTTGCCGAAGACCGCGTCGAACTCCTCGCCGGAGGAGATCCAGTTGGTCATGAGGTCCTGCGCTTCGTCACGTGACCAGTTGGCGGTCTGCTCGTCGATCAGCGTGATGAAGTTGCACATGTCCATGCCGATCACGTCGTGGAAGTCCTTGGAGCGCTGCACCGCCGCCTGGTTGGACAGCTGCCCCATCAGCATGTACGCCTTGGCGCCGCCCGACTTGCCCTGAGCGCGCAGGTCCTGACACATGCGGAAGGCCGCGAGCGTGCCGGACTCGATCTCGTTGGACGCCACGAAGGCCTGGCCCTCGGGCAGCGTGTCCATGTTGATCGGCTGGCGGTTCACGTAGACCAGCGGCACACCGGCAGACGCCGCTGCCTGGCTCATCGCCTCGGTCGCGTTGGTGTCGACCGCGTTGACGATGATGGCGTCGACGCCGGAAGCGATGAAGTTGTTGATCTGGTCGAGCTGGCGGGCCACGTCGTCCTGCGCGTCTTCCATGACCAGGTCGACACCGTCGAGGGTCTCGACGTGCGAGGTCATGCCGTTGCGCATGATGGTCAGGCCGTTGTCGTCAAAACGTGCGACGGACACGCCGAGCGTTGTGGCCATCAGCGCACTGGACAAGGGCGCGGTCAGCAGCGCCGCAACACCGGCGGCAATAAGCGATTTTTTCATCTGTACTCTCCAAATGGTTGTGTCCGGCACACAATTGCCTAAACCGGAATTCGTGCCCCGCAGGGCGTTTTATCTCACCCGCTCGGTTACGCGGCCGAGGCCGCGACACCCTTGCGCATGCAGTGAAAGCTGTTCGTGAGCGCCGTCGCCGGCGCTGTCAGGGCGTGCACGGTGGGCGCAAAGGCCTCCACCGACACCGGGCCGGCAAAGCCGGCCGCATCGAGTTGGGCGAGCTGCTCGCGGTTGCCGAGCACGTCGTCGGCGTCGACCAGCACGCGGTGCGCGTCGCTCATGTCGGCGCGTGCCAGCCCGGGCTCGGCCACCCCCGAGACGTGCACCACCGCGGTGTGCTCGGCGAACACCGCCGGCTCGGACGCGAGGTGGTGGTGGAAGGTATCGTGGACCAGCTTGTACCGCGCGCCCAAGCCGAGCGCCTCGATGGCCTCGACCGCCTCGCGCTTGTAACGAAGCGACGACTGAACGAAGCCGAGCGGTTCGACAAACCCGAATACGTCGTGACGCGCCAGCACCGGTGCAAACCGCGCCAGTGCCGCAGACAGCGCGCGCTGGCGCTCGCCGTCCTCACAGCCGACACCGTCGTTTCGGGGGATCAGCGCAACGCCGCGCGCGCCGGCGGCGGCGGCCTGCTCGGCCAGCGTGCAGAGTGACTCAAAGGCCCGATCAGACCCGTCGTTGAAGGCCGAGACCTCGGCCACGGTGACGATGTCGACCCCGGCGTCGGACGCGATCTGCCCGGCAGCCGACGCATCCAGACCGTCGAAGAGCGGCGCGCCGAGGTCGTTGCGCACCTCCACGCCCTCGCACCCGAGCTCGGCCGCCAGCGCAACCAGCGCGCGGAACGACAGCGTCGGGACAGTCATGTGGTTGATCAAGAAGGGTCGCACCAAATCGCCTCTTTGAGCGCAAATCTGCACAGAACTACACGATTTGCCTGCGATTATGCGAGGGGCTCGCACCCGTTGCAAGCACTTTTTGCAACCGGTTGCATTGTCTTTCGAACTCTTAAAGCGGGCAAAGAGAGGGGGAATCCGCGGCCGTCACAACCCCGAATCACGCGGCGTATGACCGGTTCATATCGGCGCAATCCACACGTTGGCTACACCATTACGCACTGCGGGCGATACCAGTGAAGAGAGCGATACACCGAAGAAACGCCTTTTAAGTTTGCATACAAACGAGATTCCAGAATGAAAAGTCCTCGTGTTGCCCTGCTGTTGCCCTCCACATCACTCGGGGGTGCAGAGCGAATGATAATTCGCATCGCAAATGATCTTCACACGCACGGCGTCGACACACACATTCTGTTGCTCAACGACACAGGCGTGCTGACAAGCACCATTGAGCCTGGTGTCACAGTGCACGCCGTCGACGTCGCTCGAGCTCGGCATGTCCCCGTCGCCTTGTTGAAAATTTTGCGGAAGCTCGCTCCAGATACCGTGTTTTCCTCCCACACGCGCTTGAACTTCATCTCTCTGACGATCAAGCCCTTCTTGAAAGGCCAAACGCGCGTCGTGATTCGCGAGCCATCGACCCCGTTCGAGGATATGGCGGTTCAGAACACCGAGCGTGTCTACACACCGCTGTACAAATTGCTGTATCCCAAAGCCGATGCCCTGATTTGCCAGTCACATGGCATGGTGAGTGACTTTCGGGCTTTGTTGGGCCGCGACTTGGACAGTGTCGTCCAAATCTACAATCCCTCGCCCGCTCCCATGGTCGACGCACAAAAGTGCGACCTTGCGACACCTTACTCACGTGACGCAGTGATCCAACTTCTGACCTGTGGGAGTCTGACTCACAGAAAGGGCTACGACGTGTTGCTCGACGCACTCGAGTCCTTCAGATCGCGCGGCTTCGACTTCCAGCTCACTCTGTTGGGTGACGGCCCAGAGCGATCTGCGCTGGAATCGCAGGTGGCGCGCTTGGACCTCCAAGACCACGTGCATTTCAAGGGGCAAACCCTCGACAACATGCCATGGTATCTCCACGCGGATCTGTTCATTCAACCGTCACGCAGTGAAGGGTTTCCCAACACGGTGGTGGAAGCACTGACGTGTGGGACCGTTGTGGTGGCCTCTGATTGCCCTGGTGGTATTCGGGAACTTGTGCGAGATGGCGAGAACGGTGTGTTATTCGCCACTGAGGACCCGCTGTCTCTGGCCCAGGCACTTGCTGATACGGTGGCGTCGCTTCACCGCTTCCCACCGGAGGTGCTGCGTAACAGTGTGTCCCACCTCCAACCCGCGTCCGTGTTCGCCGAGTTTCGCCGCACGATACTGGGTGAGACAACAGACGCTGCAGCAGGCACCCCGATACTCAAGGCGTCCTAGGCACAACCAGCCAACGTGGCGATGCCGTAACCCCCGTTGGCGCTTACCTCGCCCACGCTTGATGCAGCGAGCCGTGTAGACTGCGGCCTCACCCGTTCGCACCCTGCTGCAGACGCAGCAGCCTGGAATATGCCTCAACAACGCGTCGCCCTCTTGCTGCCGTCCACGTCGCTCGGTGGTGCAGAGCGCATGGTCATACGTATCGGCAACAACCTCAGCCAAAACGAGGTCGACTCACACATCTTGTTGTTGCAAGACACAGGCGTTTTGTCTGGCGAGATCTCCGACGCAGTCACCGTGCACAGCTTGGCTGTTGCGCGCGCCAGAAAGGCGCCACTGGCGTTGGTGTCTGCGCTTCGACACCTGCGACCTGATGCGATCTTTTCGACTCACGCACGGTTGAACTTCATGTCAGTCGCACTGCGCCCATTCCTCAGATCGAAGCCTCGAATTGTGTTGCGCGAGGCCGCAAACCCCATAACAGACATGCGATTTCAGAACACAAGTCACACGTACACGCCACTCTACAAGTGGCTTTACCCTCGAGCTGACACACTGATTTGCCAATCGACGCAAATGGTCCAGGACTTTGACAAACTCATGGGTCGGCGCTTGCCAAATATTGTTCAAATTTACAACCCCGCTCAGCGCAAGCTGCTCGCAGCGAGTCCGACCGAGGTATCCTCTCCGTTCAAGCAAGACGGTGGCTTCCAACTGTTGACGTGCGGCAGCCTCACACGTCGAAAGGGCTACGACGTGCTGCTGGACGCACTGAAGCGAGTGATGGACGACGGACTCAATGTCCAGTTAACAATGCTGGGTGACGGCCCAGAGCGCGATGCGTTACAGTCGCAGGCCGCCTCTTTGGGCATCCTCGACCGTGTGCATTTCAAGGGCCGCACGCTGAATACCTCACCCTACTACCTCCACGCAGACGTTTTTCTGCAACCCTCACGCGTGGAGGGGCTGCCCAACACGGTGATAGAGGCGTTGGCATGCGGCACCCCGGTCGTGGCCTCAAATTGTCCAGGTGGAACGCGAGAGCTGGTGCGCAACACGCAAAACGGCGCCCTCTTCGAGAGCGAGGACGTCGACGCACTTGCGGTCGCGTTGAGCAACACATTGGCAGAGCTCGATCGATACACGCCTCAAGCCGTGCGCGATACGATTGCACACCTGCGACCTGACACGGTCTTTGCGCAACTGAGAGCCGCCATCCTCGGGCACCAACACACGCCTTAGCTGGCAAGCCCGCCACAGAACCGCACCACGCGCTCGCAGCCCTCGACGATCTCGTCGTCGGAGACCGTGAACGACAGCCGCACGCAGTGCCCGATGGTGTCGCTGAACGCCGCCCCACCGAGTACGGAGACACCGGTCTCACGGTAGAGCGCCCAGCTGAAATCGTGGCCGTTCATGCCGGTGCCGCTGACATCGACTACCAGAAACATGCCGGCTTCGGCGGGCAACACACGCAACGCCGGCGCGCGCTGGAGGGTGGCGGTTGCGAGGTCGCGCCGACGACGGTAGAGCTCACGCATCGCGTCAGGTGCATCGCGGCTGCCGGTCAGGGCCTCGGTCGCGGCCGCCTGCGTGAAGCCGGGCGCACCGTACAACATGCACAACGCCAGGTTGGCGGCGTGCTCGGCGATGCTGTCGGGGCCGATCATCCAACCGAGACGCCAACCCGTCATCGCGTGGCTCTTCGAGACGCTGCTCAGCGTGATGGTGCGCTCCGCCATGCCCGCGAGGCTCGCGGTGGGGATGTGGGGTTGCTCAAAGGTCAGGGTGCCATAGACCTCGTCGGACACCACCCAGAGGTCGTGCGCGCGCGCAATGTCGGCGAGCCCCTCGAGCTCGTCGCGGGTGTAGACGATGCCGGTGGGGTTGCAGGGGTTGGCAAAAAACAGCGCGCGGGTGTCCGGCCGGACACTGGCGGCCACGGCGTCGACGTCCGGGCGCAGCGCGATGCCGTCCTTTGGCGGCACGCGCGTCAGCTCGGCGCCGGTCACGCCGATCGCCGCGTCGTACGTCACGTACTGCGGATCGATCGAGATCGCGTGGCTGCCCGGGTCGAGCAACACCTGGGCTGCGGCAAACAACGCGTTCTGCGTGCCGGCAAACACCGCCACCTGCTCGGCCCGGGTCGCCGGCCCGCCCAGGCTCTCGAACTGCGCCGCGATGGCACGGCGCAACTCGGGGCGGCCGACTACCGAGGTGTAGTGGGTGTCACCGGCCCGCAGCGCGGCGACAGCGGCGTCGACAATGGCGACCGGGGTGTCGAAATCGGGGTCGCCGACGCTCATGATGATCACGTCTTCACCCGCGGCCTTGGCCTGGCGGGACGCGGTCAGGATGTCCCAGGCCGCAGCCCCTTCCCCGGCAATCGCCGCGGTACGCTTGGCATAGGCCGGCATCAGTGCACCCCCCTGACATCGATCAGCACACCGGTGCCTGAACGCACCGCTGTGTCGATGGCATCGACAAGACCGTCGGTGCCGTCGAGTGACACCGCGTGCAGCCCGTAGGCCGACGCCACCGCCGCGAAGTCGGGGGCACTGACCGCGCAACTGCTCGCCTCGACGCCAATCGACGTCATGTAGGATTCGATCTCACCAAAGCCGTTGTTGTTCCAGACCACGACAACCACCGGCACGCCGTTGTCGGCCAGGGTGCCGAGTTCGCCGAGGCAGAACTGCAAGCCGCCGTCACCGGTCAGCGCGAGCACCGGCGCCTCTGTATTGCCAAGCTTGGCGCCAAT
It encodes:
- a CDS encoding sugar ABC transporter substrate-binding protein; translated protein: MKKSLIAAGVAALLTAPLSSALMATTLGVSVARFDDNGLTIMRNGMTSHVETLDGVDLVMEDAQDDVARQLDQINNFIASGVDAIIVNAVDTNATEAMSQAAASAGVPLVYVNRQPINMDTLPEGQAFVASNEIESGTLAAFRMCQDLRAQGKSGGAKAYMLMGQLSNQAAVQRSKDFHDVIGMDMCNFITLIDEQTANWSRDEAQDLMTNWISSGEEFDAVFGNNDEMAIGAIQAMKAAGISMDDVVVGGVDATPDALVAMQAGEMDVTVFQDLAGQGAGSIDTAIKLANGDAVDKTVFIPFKLVTPENVADFL
- a CDS encoding aminotransferase class I/II-fold pyridoxal phosphate-dependent enzyme — its product is MPAYAKRTAAIAGEGAAAWDILTASRQAKAAGEDVIIMSVGDPDFDTPVAIVDAAVAALRAGDTHYTSVVGRPELRRAIAAQFESLGGPATRAEQVAVFAGTQNALFAAAQVLLDPGSHAISIDPQYVTYDAAIGVTGAELTRVPPKDGIALRPDVDAVAASVRPDTRALFFANPCNPTGIVYTRDELEGLADIARAHDLWVVSDEVYGTLTFEQPHIPTASLAGMAERTITLSSVSKSHAMTGWRLGWMIGPDSIAEHAANLALCMLYGAPGFTQAAATEALTGSRDAPDAMRELYRRRRDLATATLQRAPALRVLPAEAGMFLVVDVSGTGMNGHDFSWALYRETGVSVLGGAAFSDTIGHCVRLSFTVSDDEIVEGCERVVRFCGGLAS
- a CDS encoding glycosyltransferase, whose protein sequence is MPQQRVALLLPSTSLGGAERMVIRIGNNLSQNEVDSHILLLQDTGVLSGEISDAVTVHSLAVARARKAPLALVSALRHLRPDAIFSTHARLNFMSVALRPFLRSKPRIVLREAANPITDMRFQNTSHTYTPLYKWLYPRADTLICQSTQMVQDFDKLMGRRLPNIVQIYNPAQRKLLAASPTEVSSPFKQDGGFQLLTCGSLTRRKGYDVLLDALKRVMDDGLNVQLTMLGDGPERDALQSQAASLGILDRVHFKGRTLNTSPYYLHADVFLQPSRVEGLPNTVIEALACGTPVVASNCPGGTRELVRNTQNGALFESEDVDALAVALSNTLAELDRYTPQAVRDTIAHLRPDTVFAQLRAAILGHQHTP
- a CDS encoding glycosyltransferase, whose translation is MKSPRVALLLPSTSLGGAERMIIRIANDLHTHGVDTHILLLNDTGVLTSTIEPGVTVHAVDVARARHVPVALLKILRKLAPDTVFSSHTRLNFISLTIKPFLKGQTRVVIREPSTPFEDMAVQNTERVYTPLYKLLYPKADALICQSHGMVSDFRALLGRDLDSVVQIYNPSPAPMVDAQKCDLATPYSRDAVIQLLTCGSLTHRKGYDVLLDALESFRSRGFDFQLTLLGDGPERSALESQVARLDLQDHVHFKGQTLDNMPWYLHADLFIQPSRSEGFPNTVVEALTCGTVVVASDCPGGIRELVRDGENGVLFATEDPLSLAQALADTVASLHRFPPEVLRNSVSHLQPASVFAEFRRTILGETTDAAAGTPILKAS
- a CDS encoding TIM barrel protein, producing the protein MRPFLINHMTVPTLSFRALVALAAELGCEGVEVRNDLGAPLFDGLDASAAGQIASDAGVDIVTVAEVSAFNDGSDRAFESLCTLAEQAAAAGARGVALIPRNDGVGCEDGERQRALSAALARFAPVLARHDVFGFVEPLGFVQSSLRYKREAVEAIEALGLGARYKLVHDTFHHHLASEPAVFAEHTAVVHVSGVAEPGLARADMSDAHRVLVDADDVLGNREQLAQLDAAGFAGPVSVEAFAPTVHALTAPATALTNSFHCMRKGVAASAA